One genomic segment of Clostridium saccharoperbutylacetonicum N1-4(HMT) includes these proteins:
- a CDS encoding ABC transporter ATP-binding protein, with amino-acid sequence MEESKISTMSSPICIKIEHVNKSFGKKQVLFDISIDIPYSQILGLLGPSGSGKSTLVKMIAGIDNATNGSVFLLDTKMPQLSVMNKIGYMAQSDALYDELTAEENIKFFSSMYKIGKSKQKQRIAEVMELVNLSEHLKKQVKNYSGGMKRRLSLAIALVHEPPVLILDEPTVGIDPVLRKSIWAELYKLKENGTTIIITTHVMDEVEKCDNLGMIRDGKLIAVGSPNEIKQASNSSTIEDAFLYYGGASN; translated from the coding sequence ATGGAAGAATCAAAAATTTCAACTATGTCTTCTCCTATATGCATTAAAATTGAACATGTTAATAAATCTTTTGGAAAGAAACAAGTTCTATTTGATATTAGTATAGATATACCATATTCTCAAATCTTAGGCTTGCTAGGTCCTTCAGGTTCAGGAAAATCAACTCTTGTAAAAATGATAGCTGGAATAGACAATGCAACAAATGGCTCTGTGTTTTTATTAGATACAAAAATGCCTCAGCTTTCAGTTATGAATAAGATTGGTTACATGGCTCAATCTGATGCTTTATATGACGAACTTACTGCCGAAGAAAATATAAAGTTCTTTTCTTCCATGTATAAAATCGGTAAGTCAAAACAAAAGCAAAGAATTGCAGAAGTAATGGAGCTTGTAAATTTATCTGAACATCTAAAAAAACAAGTTAAAAATTATTCAGGAGGCATGAAAAGGCGATTATCCCTTGCAATCGCCCTTGTACACGAACCACCTGTTCTAATATTAGATGAACCTACAGTTGGAATCGATCCAGTTCTTCGTAAATCTATTTGGGCCGAATTATACAAATTAAAAGAAAATGGGACAACCATAATAATTACTACACATGTAATGGACGAAGTTGAAAAGTGTGACAATCTAGGAATGATTCGTGATGGTAAATTAATTGCTGTAGGTTCACCTAATGAAATAAAACAAGCTTCCAATTCAAGTACAATTGAAGATGCATTCTTATATTATGGAGGTGCTTCAAATTGA
- a CDS encoding ABC transporter permease: MRIKAIMIRILLQLAHDKRTIALMILAPILVLTLMSFIFDGSDYHPKIGIINAPLKFVNKLEDNDANVIRYDESSAHAVLEASEIDALINFENGIPKITLEGSDPSKSQAVLKLTQNALSTTGSSAKPDITYLYGYENMSSFDNFGPILIGFFVFFFVFLVAGVAFLGERKSGTLERILATPLRRWEIVIGYILGFGVFTIIQSTLIAWFSINILNIMMIGSFTLVILITILTALVALSIGTFISAFANNELQMIQFIPIIVVPQVFFSGLFDLSTMAPWLQSFGRFMPLWYSADALRNVMIRGKGWNDIVFDVIILIFICVLFIFANIVALKKYRKI, translated from the coding sequence TTGAGAATAAAAGCAATTATGATTAGAATTTTGCTTCAGCTAGCCCATGATAAACGTACTATAGCTTTAATGATTCTTGCACCAATATTAGTACTAACATTAATGTCATTTATTTTTGATGGGTCTGATTATCATCCAAAAATCGGAATAATTAATGCTCCTCTTAAATTTGTAAATAAGTTAGAGGATAATGACGCAAATGTTATAAGATATGATGAAAGCTCTGCTCATGCTGTTCTCGAAGCTTCAGAAATTGATGCTTTAATTAATTTTGAAAATGGAATTCCAAAAATAACCTTGGAAGGTAGTGACCCAAGTAAAAGTCAGGCTGTTCTTAAACTTACTCAAAATGCACTTTCTACAACAGGTTCTTCTGCAAAACCTGATATAACGTATTTGTATGGTTATGAAAATATGTCTTCCTTTGATAACTTTGGCCCTATACTTATTGGCTTTTTTGTATTCTTTTTTGTTTTTCTAGTAGCTGGGGTTGCCTTTCTTGGTGAAAGAAAATCCGGAACCCTTGAAAGAATACTTGCTACTCCTTTACGAAGATGGGAAATAGTTATAGGATACATACTTGGCTTTGGTGTTTTTACTATAATTCAATCTACACTTATCGCATGGTTTTCAATTAATATTCTTAATATTATGATGATTGGTTCCTTCACACTTGTAATTCTAATTACAATATTAACCGCACTAGTGGCTCTTTCTATAGGAACCTTTATATCTGCCTTTGCTAATAATGAACTGCAAATGATTCAATTTATTCCAATAATTGTAGTACCACAAGTTTTTTTCTCAGGTCTTTTTGATTTGAGCACAATGGCACCTTGGCTTCAATCTTTTGGACGATTTATGCCTCTGTGGTATTCTGCTGATGCTCTTAGAAATGTTATGATTAGAGGCAAAGGTTGGAATGATATAGTGTTTGATGTAATAATTCTAATTTTTATTTGCGTATTATTTATATTTGCAAATATAGTTGCTCTTAAAAAATACCGTAAAATATGA
- a CDS encoding TetR/AcrR family transcriptional regulator: protein MIKLTEKKSLKELINLCNPENSMTERQLNILVSAIELFSEKGYEATSTSEIAKNAKVAEGTIFRYYKTKKDLLFAIPYALSNNSLFEVFLNDFKEILDDDPADFEIFLKKLILNRQKFICETAPIIKVVIQEVPFHPELRQKILNTVILPSVKRIKIIIDKFKAQGKLIDIPSNSIANLIATSVFGYLFLHYIALPELPNCEEDIDYLVHYIMNGISKTSTTTN, encoded by the coding sequence GTGATTAAATTGACAGAAAAAAAATCCTTAAAAGAACTTATAAATCTATGCAATCCTGAAAATTCTATGACTGAAAGACAACTTAACATTCTTGTTTCAGCTATAGAACTATTTTCAGAAAAAGGTTATGAAGCAACTTCTACTAGCGAAATTGCTAAAAATGCAAAAGTTGCAGAAGGCACTATTTTCCGTTATTACAAAACTAAAAAAGACCTTTTATTTGCTATTCCTTATGCATTATCAAATAATTCATTGTTTGAAGTCTTCCTTAATGATTTTAAAGAGATTTTAGATGATGATCCTGCTGATTTTGAAATCTTTTTAAAGAAACTTATTTTAAATAGGCAGAAATTTATTTGTGAAACAGCACCTATTATAAAAGTTGTTATTCAAGAAGTTCCCTTTCATCCAGAACTAAGACAAAAGATATTAAATACAGTAATTCTGCCATCTGTTAAAAGAATTAAGATTATTATTGATAAGTTTAAAGCTCAAGGTAAACTTATTGATATTCCAAGCAATTCTATTGCAAATCTAATAGCTACTTCTGTTTTTGGGTATCTATTCTTACATTATATTGCTTTGCCTGAATTACCCAATTGTGAAGAGGATATAGATTATCTAGTTCATTATATTATGAATGGAATTTCAAAAACTAGCACAACTACAAATTAA
- a CDS encoding HlyD family secretion protein, translated as MRKLFMFGSIIFFLAITTGCSSNSNILTLKGDIQNNISPATSTVSGKIIEMKKNQGETVKKGDIIAVIDNTNQKFNVDQMQALVNMKKAKLEELQIGTRQEQIDQAEAQVRAAKAQVELLTSGNRNQQIEQAKNEVSIAQDAVNSAQTSYDYINTQYNNTTQLYQSGAVAKSTLDDAKYKLDTASTQLSSAKLKFESANEQLSLLQEGATSQAIDTAKANYDAANSQLTLLKNGSTKQAIAAAQGDLDQVLAQLNQAQNNLNNCNLVALNDGIIISKNYELGDVVNIGSDVADIAISNDLYVLCYIPDQYLDKISYNQSLNVTTAIGNQTGTVNYIALKHEYTPKDKQSTSDSKHIATKIKVSITDSDGTLKSGMTANVEIPIK; from the coding sequence ATGAGAAAATTATTTATGTTTGGATCAATTATTTTTTTCCTTGCTATTACTACTGGATGTTCTTCTAATTCAAATATATTAACATTAAAAGGCGATATTCAAAATAACATTTCTCCTGCTACAAGTACTGTTTCAGGAAAAATTATAGAAATGAAAAAAAATCAAGGTGAGACTGTAAAAAAAGGTGATATCATAGCAGTTATAGATAATACTAATCAAAAATTCAATGTTGATCAAATGCAGGCTCTTGTGAATATGAAAAAAGCAAAACTTGAAGAACTTCAAATCGGAACTCGTCAAGAGCAGATTGATCAAGCTGAAGCACAAGTTCGTGCTGCTAAAGCGCAAGTAGAGCTTTTAACTTCTGGTAATAGAAATCAACAAATTGAACAAGCAAAAAATGAGGTATCAATTGCTCAAGATGCTGTTAATTCAGCTCAAACTTCTTATGATTACATAAACACTCAGTATAACAATACAACTCAGTTATATCAAAGTGGAGCAGTAGCAAAAAGCACCTTAGATGATGCAAAGTATAAATTAGATACTGCTTCTACACAGCTTTCATCAGCTAAACTTAAATTTGAAAGCGCTAATGAGCAGCTAAGTTTATTACAAGAAGGTGCTACCTCTCAAGCAATCGATACTGCAAAAGCAAATTATGATGCTGCAAATTCTCAATTGACCTTATTAAAAAATGGTTCTACTAAACAAGCTATTGCTGCTGCTCAAGGTGACTTGGATCAAGTTCTTGCTCAATTAAATCAAGCTCAAAACAACTTAAACAACTGTAATCTTGTTGCTTTAAATGATGGAATAATAATAAGCAAAAACTATGAGCTTGGAGATGTTGTAAATATAGGAAGTGATGTGGCTGATATAGCAATTTCGAACGATTTATATGTACTATGCTATATACCTGATCAATATCTAGATAAAATTTCTTATAATCAATCTCTAAACGTAACAACTGCAATAGGAAATCAAACAGGAACAGTTAACTATATAGCATTAAAACATGAATATACGCCTAAGGACAAGCAGTCAACTTCTGATAGCAAGCATATAGCTACTAAAATTAAAGTTTCTATCACTGATAGTGATGGTACATTGAAATCTGGAATGACTGCTAATGTTGAAATTCCAATCAAATAA
- the clpB gene encoding ATP-dependent chaperone ClpB, with protein sequence MNIDKMTLRVQQALNDANVAAVKYNHQQIDLIHLFSALIEQEDGLVPNIFTKMGVPLKNLKDTVNNELNSMPKVLGEGVGNVYITRKVEEVLIKAEEISKKFEDSYVSVEHLMLAIMEIKNNSEISKILNKYNITKDNFLKVLSEVRGSQRVETQDPEGTYDALAKYGTNLVDLAKKHKLDPVIGRDEEIRRTIRILSRRTKNNPVLIGEPGVGKTAIIEGLAERIVRGDVPEGLKDKIIFSLDMGALIAGAKYRGEFEERLKAVLKEVQSSDGRILLFIDEIHTIVGAGKTDGAMDAGNLIKPLLARGELHCIGATTFDEYRKYIEKDKALERRFQPVIIDEPSVDDTIAILRGLKERFEIHHGIRIHDSAIVAAAKLSDRYIQDRFMPDKAIDLIDEAGAMIRSEIDSLPTELDVIRRKIFKLEIEKEALAKEKDDNSRNRLEDLEKELAELKEKNDEMTAKYTKEKEQITAIKTLKSQLDDARGEIEAAQRNFDYNKVAEIQYSKIPALEEEIKQKEIELRDNYEGALLKEEVTEQEVSAVLSKWTGIPVTNLLEGEREKLLRLEDDMSKRVIGQGEAIEAVTNAILRARAGLKDINRPIGSFIFLGPTGVGKTELAKTLARNLFDSEESIIRIDMSEYMEKHSVSRLVGAPPGYVGYDEGGQLTEAVRRSPYSVILFDEIEKAHEDVFNIFLQILDDGRLTDNKGKTVDFKNTIIIMTSNIGSEYLLENKNDEHVEEDIKAKVMSVLKSRFKPEFLNRVDDTIMFKPLAESGIKKIIDIFLRDVGLRLKDKNIEIEVTEEAKTIMAREGYDVVYGARPLKRYIQNILENRLARMIIKGDLIYGSKVRIDGNGEEITIEPVLLPDKQ encoded by the coding sequence ATGAATATTGATAAAATGACATTAAGGGTTCAACAAGCATTAAATGATGCAAATGTTGCAGCAGTTAAGTATAATCATCAGCAAATAGATTTAATACATCTTTTTTCTGCTCTTATAGAGCAAGAAGATGGATTAGTGCCAAACATTTTTACTAAAATGGGAGTTCCGTTAAAGAATTTAAAAGATACTGTAAATAATGAATTGAATTCAATGCCAAAGGTATTAGGAGAAGGCGTTGGAAATGTATATATTACTAGAAAAGTTGAAGAGGTTTTGATTAAAGCAGAAGAGATTTCAAAGAAATTTGAAGATTCTTATGTTAGTGTTGAACACTTAATGTTAGCTATTATGGAAATCAAAAATAATAGTGAAATTTCAAAAATATTAAATAAATACAATATAACTAAAGATAATTTTTTGAAAGTTCTTTCAGAAGTTAGAGGAAGCCAAAGAGTTGAAACTCAAGATCCAGAGGGAACATATGATGCGTTAGCTAAGTATGGAACAAATTTAGTTGATCTTGCTAAAAAGCATAAACTTGATCCGGTAATAGGAAGAGATGAGGAAATAAGAAGAACTATAAGAATTCTTTCAAGAAGAACAAAAAATAATCCTGTCCTAATAGGAGAACCAGGTGTTGGTAAAACTGCTATTATTGAAGGATTAGCTGAGAGAATAGTTAGAGGAGATGTTCCAGAAGGATTAAAAGATAAAATTATATTTTCCCTTGATATGGGAGCTTTAATAGCTGGAGCTAAGTACAGGGGTGAATTTGAAGAAAGATTAAAGGCTGTTTTAAAAGAAGTTCAAAGCAGTGATGGAAGAATATTATTATTTATAGATGAAATTCATACTATAGTTGGTGCAGGAAAAACTGATGGTGCAATGGATGCAGGAAACCTAATAAAGCCATTATTAGCTAGAGGAGAATTACATTGCATTGGTGCTACTACTTTTGATGAATATAGAAAGTATATTGAAAAAGACAAGGCCTTAGAAAGAAGATTCCAACCTGTAATTATTGATGAGCCTTCGGTTGATGATACAATTGCTATTTTAAGAGGCTTAAAGGAAAGATTTGAAATTCATCATGGAATCAGAATTCATGATTCGGCTATAGTAGCTGCTGCAAAGCTTTCAGATAGATATATTCAAGATAGATTTATGCCAGATAAAGCTATTGATTTGATTGATGAAGCTGGAGCCATGATAAGATCAGAAATTGACTCTCTTCCAACAGAATTAGATGTTATAAGAAGAAAAATATTTAAATTAGAAATAGAAAAAGAAGCTCTTGCTAAAGAAAAGGATGATAATTCAAGAAATAGATTAGAGGATCTTGAAAAGGAATTAGCAGAATTAAAAGAGAAAAATGATGAAATGACTGCTAAATATACAAAAGAAAAGGAACAAATTACAGCTATAAAAACCTTAAAAAGTCAATTGGATGATGCAAGAGGAGAAATAGAAGCTGCTCAAAGAAATTTTGACTATAATAAAGTAGCTGAAATCCAATATAGTAAAATCCCAGCATTGGAAGAAGAAATAAAGCAAAAAGAAATTGAACTAAGAGATAACTATGAAGGTGCATTATTGAAAGAAGAAGTTACAGAACAAGAAGTATCAGCTGTACTTTCAAAATGGACTGGAATTCCTGTGACTAATTTGCTTGAAGGAGAAAGAGAAAAACTTTTAAGATTAGAAGATGATATGAGTAAAAGAGTTATAGGCCAAGGGGAAGCAATTGAAGCTGTAACTAATGCAATTCTTAGAGCAAGAGCTGGCCTAAAAGATATTAATAGACCAATAGGATCATTTATCTTTTTAGGACCAACAGGAGTTGGTAAGACAGAGTTAGCTAAGACTTTGGCTAGAAACCTTTTTGATTCAGAAGAAAGTATTATTCGTATAGATATGTCAGAATATATGGAAAAGCATTCTGTATCTAGATTAGTTGGAGCGCCTCCAGGATACGTAGGCTATGATGAAGGTGGTCAATTAACTGAAGCAGTAAGAAGAAGTCCTTATAGTGTAATTTTATTTGATGAAATCGAAAAGGCCCATGAGGATGTATTTAATATATTCCTTCAAATTTTAGATGATGGTAGATTAACAGATAATAAAGGTAAGACCGTTGATTTTAAAAATACTATAATAATAATGACTTCAAATATAGGAAGTGAATATTTACTAGAAAATAAAAATGATGAACATGTTGAAGAAGACATTAAAGCTAAAGTGATGAGTGTTTTAAAATCAAGATTTAAGCCAGAGTTTTTAAATAGAGTAGATGATACAATAATGTTTAAGCCATTAGCAGAATCAGGCATCAAGAAAATTATTGATATATTCTTAAGAGATGTAGGCTTAAGATTAAAAGATAAAAATATAGAAATAGAAGTCACAGAAGAAGCTAAGACAATAATGGCAAGAGAAGGATATGATGTAGTTTACGGAGCAAGACCTCTTAAGAGATATATCCAAAATATATTAGAAAACAGACTTGCAAGAATGATAATAAAAGGTGATTTGATTTATGGTTCTAAGGTTAGAATTGATGGGAATGGTGAAGAAATTACTATAGAACCTGTCTTATTACCAGATAAGCAATAG